In the genome of Coraliomargarita algicola, one region contains:
- a CDS encoding substrate-binding domain-containing protein, producing MNQQIAIVMSEVFLRRLTPSLMPFVRRQQDFRIVSIHRPIDELLDLLRSLQPDGLITEWLPKVTEALLSLDVPTVIADTDFIYPGVVSIDVDDHAVGAAAAEAFQQAGYRSFACLGNGTPYSGQRIDGFVQSVNSPVSVHTETAFEDARYSEHFVAPNVGLRRWLESLPKPVGIFAVHDPLGRFLCSTCQQLDISVPEQVAVIGANNDDLVCGLSYPMLSSVSIPWDAIGALVGQSMQDLLAPGASWRASTEPVLVPPGGVVLRHSANHLLVDDPQLRRAMSYLSERMQDSISVGLMCDELRLARRSLERKFKEFYRCTPWEMLCRLRVAKAKQLLAETNHPIGRISELCGFNDAERMAVVFRRVTGEAPSSFRRSRQ from the coding sequence ATGAATCAACAAATTGCGATCGTGATGTCGGAGGTGTTTTTGCGTCGCTTGACGCCGTCGTTGATGCCGTTTGTGCGTCGGCAACAGGACTTTCGCATCGTCAGTATTCATCGGCCGATTGACGAATTGTTGGATTTGTTACGCAGCTTGCAGCCGGATGGCTTGATCACTGAATGGTTGCCGAAGGTGACGGAGGCGCTTTTGAGCTTGGATGTGCCGACGGTCATCGCAGATACCGATTTCATTTATCCCGGTGTGGTCAGTATTGATGTGGATGACCATGCGGTGGGCGCAGCGGCGGCCGAGGCCTTTCAGCAGGCGGGCTATCGTAGTTTCGCTTGTTTGGGGAATGGCACGCCGTATTCGGGGCAGCGAATCGATGGTTTTGTGCAGTCGGTGAACTCGCCTGTTTCGGTGCACACGGAGACCGCGTTTGAGGATGCGCGTTACAGTGAGCACTTTGTCGCTCCGAATGTCGGGCTCCGGCGCTGGTTGGAGTCCTTACCGAAGCCAGTTGGTATTTTTGCGGTGCATGATCCGCTGGGACGCTTTCTGTGTAGCACTTGTCAGCAATTGGATATTTCAGTGCCAGAGCAGGTGGCTGTGATCGGAGCGAATAATGACGATTTAGTTTGTGGTTTGAGTTACCCGATGTTGTCGAGCGTATCGATCCCCTGGGATGCGATCGGTGCCTTGGTCGGGCAGTCGATGCAGGACCTGTTGGCTCCAGGAGCCTCTTGGCGGGCAAGTACAGAGCCGGTTCTGGTGCCGCCAGGCGGCGTGGTATTGCGGCATTCGGCCAACCACCTGCTGGTGGATGATCCACAATTGCGTCGCGCGATGTCCTACCTGTCGGAGCGCATGCAGGACTCGATCAGCGTGGGCCTAATGTGCGATGAGTTGCGACTCGCGCGCCGTAGTTTGGAACGCAAGTTTAAGGAGTTTTACCGCTGCACGCCCTGGGAGATGCTCTGCCGCTTGCGTGTGGCAAAGGCCAAGCAACTCTTGGCTGAAACGAATCACCCAATTGGTCGAATCTCGGAGCTGTGCGGCTTCAACGATGCCGAACGCATGGCGGTGGTGTTCAGGCGCGTGACCGGTGAGGCGCCTTCGAGTTTTCGCAGGAGTCGCCAGTAG
- a CDS encoding carbon-nitrogen hydrolase: MSPSNTSPRKVRIALIQGREQGSAAADLEYTIARIREAAAVGAQIICTQELFNTPYFCRTQDTALFDLAEPIPGATTEALEAVAAELGVVIVASLFERRAAGVYHNTAAVIDADGRYLGKYRKMHIPQDPGFEEKFYFTPGDLGYKVWDTKFGRISVLICWDQWYPEAARMAALAGAEIIFYPTAIGWLPEEKAELGVAQHTAWEMVQRGHAVANGCYVAAVNRTGIEGDTEFWGQSFVADFYGQIVERAPVENEYILMADCDLKALEDMRRIWPFFRDRRIDSYADVTKRMIDE; this comes from the coding sequence ATGAGTCCGTCCAACACCAGTCCGCGCAAAGTCCGTATTGCCCTCATTCAAGGGCGTGAGCAGGGCAGTGCTGCGGCCGATCTCGAATATACGATTGCGCGTATCCGTGAGGCGGCTGCAGTCGGGGCACAGATTATCTGCACGCAGGAGTTGTTTAATACACCCTACTTCTGCCGCACTCAGGATACGGCACTCTTCGATCTGGCGGAGCCCATTCCCGGAGCGACAACAGAGGCGCTCGAAGCCGTCGCGGCCGAGCTGGGGGTTGTCATTGTCGCGTCGCTCTTTGAGCGTCGCGCGGCGGGCGTGTATCACAATACGGCGGCGGTGATCGATGCCGATGGTCGCTATCTAGGGAAGTACCGCAAGATGCACATCCCGCAAGATCCGGGGTTTGAGGAGAAGTTCTATTTCACGCCGGGCGACCTTGGCTATAAGGTCTGGGATACCAAATTTGGTAGAATCTCGGTATTGATTTGCTGGGATCAATGGTATCCCGAAGCCGCTCGGATGGCAGCGCTTGCCGGGGCGGAAATTATCTTTTATCCGACCGCAATCGGTTGGCTGCCCGAGGAGAAAGCCGAGCTGGGAGTCGCTCAGCATACTGCCTGGGAAATGGTTCAGCGAGGGCATGCGGTGGCGAATGGTTGCTATGTGGCTGCGGTCAACCGCACAGGAATCGAGGGAGATACCGAGTTCTGGGGGCAAAGTTTTGTCGCCGATTTCTATGGGCAAATCGTCGAGCGCGCACCGGTCGAGAACGAGTATATCTTGATGGCCGATTGTGATTTAAAGGCGCTGGAGGATATGCGTCGCATCTGGCCCTTCTTCCGCGACCGCCGCATCGATAGTTATGCCGACGTTACGAAGCGAATGATCGACGAGTAG
- a CDS encoding bile acid:sodium symporter family protein translates to MQKHLKKHAFTLWLLLGVVLAILFPEPGAKGGILHAELTTKIGVSLIFLLQGLSLPTSELTTGYKPKRLHTFVLSWNYLLFPLVVGLLLLPLALILPEELRLGFWLLAILPTTVSSAVVFSTVSGGNTANAIFATVFSNLLSVLLVPTVAVTYLATETEANISLIPLFTKLFTLIILPLILGQIFRKALPVLSASICKITKPWSNWIIIFIVHCAFAQSVRSGFLDGLSGGSILAVIGSTVFVLLLVSQLVWWSSAWLKPTRAQRISAFYCASQKSLATGLPLTTSILAAAPGTVDAAAVLIPLMCYHPAQLVLAGFISGRFAKEPTENGTQ, encoded by the coding sequence ATGCAAAAACACTTAAAAAAGCACGCATTCACACTCTGGCTCTTACTCGGTGTGGTGCTAGCCATTTTATTCCCAGAGCCTGGCGCCAAGGGAGGCATCCTGCATGCTGAATTGACCACTAAAATCGGGGTCAGCCTCATTTTCCTACTCCAAGGACTCTCGCTGCCCACCAGTGAATTAACCACAGGCTACAAGCCTAAGCGTTTGCACACATTCGTGCTGTCGTGGAACTATCTATTATTCCCACTCGTAGTCGGCTTACTACTGCTTCCGCTCGCCTTAATCTTACCTGAGGAGCTACGCTTAGGCTTTTGGCTACTCGCGATTTTACCCACAACGGTATCCTCCGCGGTGGTCTTTTCCACAGTATCAGGGGGCAACACCGCAAATGCCATCTTTGCCACAGTCTTTTCTAACCTGCTCTCAGTCTTACTAGTTCCAACTGTGGCAGTCACCTATCTAGCCACCGAGACCGAGGCCAACATCTCACTTATTCCCTTATTCACAAAGTTATTCACACTCATTATTCTACCACTCATTCTAGGGCAAATATTCCGCAAGGCTCTACCAGTCCTCTCCGCTAGCATCTGTAAAATCACTAAGCCCTGGAGTAACTGGATCATTATTTTCATCGTTCACTGCGCCTTTGCCCAAAGCGTCCGCTCCGGCTTTCTGGATGGGCTCAGCGGTGGCTCAATTCTCGCAGTGATCGGCAGCACCGTGTTTGTCTTACTACTAGTCAGCCAACTCGTTTGGTGGAGCTCAGCATGGCTCAAACCGACACGTGCACAACGCATCTCCGCATTTTACTGCGCCAGCCAAAAGTCGCTCGCCACCGGATTACCATTGACCACATCCATCCTGGCCGCCGCGCCCGGCACAGTCGATGCCGCCGCGGTCTTAATTCCATTAATGTGCTACCACCCCGCCCAGCTGGTGCTCGCCGGCTTTATTTCCGGCAGATTTGCCAAAGAACCTACAGAAAATGGCACTCAATGA
- the xylA gene encoding xylose isomerase, with protein MQYFNCDKIQFEGTSSKNPLAFKHYNPSEIIAGKTMKEHLRFAAPYWHVMRNELADPFGAGTAQMPWDDGSNSVENAVARVDVFFEFLEKIGIDFYCWHDRDIAPELGDLAASNAALDAVVAKLKAKQQETGVQLLWGTACLFSHPRYSQGGATSPDAKVFAYAAAQVKKALECTKELDGLGYTFWGGREGYATLLNTNMKRELDHLAAFLHMAVDHADKIGFDGPFYIEPKPREPSTHQYDSDAAACLNFLREYGLMDRFKLNIETNHATLAGHTMEHELTVCHNAGMLGSIDANRGDELIGWDTDQFPTDIYLTTQVMLVVLEMGGFTTGGLNFDAKRRRESHEPIDLMHAHIGGMDAFARGLKIAHAIREDGRLKDFVDARYGSFDKDIGAKIEAGEVGFEELEKYALSNGEPTLASGRQEMLENLLNEFI; from the coding sequence ATGCAATATTTCAACTGCGACAAAATCCAATTCGAGGGCACGAGCTCTAAAAACCCGCTGGCCTTCAAGCACTATAACCCGAGCGAAATTATCGCGGGGAAGACCATGAAGGAGCACCTCCGCTTCGCTGCACCTTACTGGCACGTCATGCGCAACGAGCTCGCCGACCCCTTCGGCGCAGGCACCGCCCAAATGCCTTGGGACGATGGCTCCAACTCCGTCGAAAACGCCGTCGCACGTGTCGACGTATTCTTTGAATTCCTCGAAAAAATCGGCATCGACTTCTACTGCTGGCACGACCGCGACATCGCGCCCGAACTCGGCGATCTGGCGGCTTCCAACGCCGCACTCGACGCCGTCGTCGCCAAACTCAAAGCCAAGCAACAGGAAACCGGCGTGCAACTTCTCTGGGGCACCGCTTGCCTATTTTCCCACCCGCGCTACTCGCAAGGCGGCGCCACCTCACCCGACGCCAAGGTATTCGCCTACGCCGCCGCACAGGTAAAAAAGGCCCTCGAATGCACCAAAGAACTCGACGGGCTCGGATACACTTTCTGGGGCGGCCGCGAAGGCTATGCCACCTTACTCAACACCAACATGAAGCGTGAGCTCGATCACCTCGCCGCCTTCCTGCACATGGCAGTCGATCACGCGGACAAGATCGGCTTCGACGGCCCCTTCTACATCGAGCCCAAGCCACGCGAGCCCTCCACCCACCAATACGACTCCGACGCCGCGGCCTGTCTCAACTTCCTGCGCGAATACGGCCTCATGGACCGCTTCAAGCTCAACATCGAGACCAACCACGCCACCCTCGCAGGTCACACCATGGAGCACGAACTCACCGTCTGCCACAACGCTGGCATGCTCGGCAGCATCGATGCCAACCGCGGCGACGAACTGATTGGCTGGGACACCGATCAATTCCCCACCGACATCTATCTCACCACTCAAGTCATGCTGGTCGTGCTCGAAATGGGCGGATTCACCACCGGCGGCCTCAACTTCGATGCCAAACGCCGCCGCGAGTCTCACGAGCCAATTGATCTCATGCACGCCCACATCGGCGGCATGGACGCCTTTGCCCGGGGGCTCAAAATCGCGCACGCCATCCGCGAAGATGGCCGCCTCAAAGACTTCGTCGACGCCCGCTACGGCAGCTTCGACAAAGACATCGGCGCCAAGATCGAAGCCGGTGAAGTCGGCTTCGAAGAACTCGAAAAATACGCCCTCAGCAACGGCGAGCCCACCCTAGCCAGCGGTCGCCAGGAAATGCTGGAGAACCTGTTAAACGAATTCATCTAG
- the bcp gene encoding thioredoxin-dependent thiol peroxidase — MGKPTPLEAGDKAPNFHFMEDEQTYTLEDLKQPCLLYFYPKDDTPGCTKEACAIRDAWSEFAAAGLKVVGVSQDDERSHNKFQEKYSLPFPLIADTELELAHAYGVYGEKKFMGRIYDGIHRMSFLINTNGMITKAYHKVKPEAHASEVLADLAAQS; from the coding sequence ATGGGCAAACCAACACCACTCGAAGCCGGAGATAAGGCACCTAACTTCCATTTTATGGAAGACGAACAAACATATACACTCGAGGACTTAAAACAGCCTTGCCTCCTCTATTTCTACCCGAAAGACGACACTCCGGGCTGCACCAAAGAGGCCTGCGCGATTCGCGACGCATGGAGTGAATTTGCCGCGGCCGGGCTCAAAGTCGTCGGAGTCAGTCAGGACGACGAGCGCTCTCACAATAAATTTCAAGAAAAGTATAGCCTCCCCTTCCCCCTGATCGCCGACACAGAGCTTGAACTGGCGCACGCCTATGGCGTCTATGGAGAAAAAAAATTCATGGGCCGTATCTACGACGGCATCCATCGCATGTCCTTTCTGATCAACACCAACGGAATGATCACGAAAGCCTATCACAAAGTAAAACCGGAAGCCCACGCGAGCGAAGTGCTCGCCGATCTAGCGGCACAATCATAA
- a CDS encoding acetamidase/formamidase family protein: MALNELPPVPRKRTGTLSPASHPHRPTTTFMHTLDKSITYNAWDNSIAPRIEIESGDSILIEMEDSSDGQVHPGQSLEDFVKINFDLIHALTGPVAIKGARPGDTLKIEILEYIHKGWAWQSINPEKCFLPDDFDDFYLHHWTLEGDKTHSMPGIELALHPFCGILGVQRAESGSYRTRPPGPYGGNMDVKHLTAGSTLYLPVLVEGAQLCAGDAHAAQGDGEVSINGLEAPMDVKLRISIDQEVSVDAPYIYTTPDLSPAAYAGSRYHAFVCSGPDLKQNAQDAVRRAIDYIMKRANLSAEQAFLVCSAVLDLKLSQVVNVPNLTVTGYLPEAIFVGV; this comes from the coding sequence ATGGCACTCAATGAGCTGCCACCTGTTCCCAGAAAACGCACCGGCACGCTCTCACCTGCCAGTCACCCACACCGCCCAACAACCACTTTTATGCATACCTTAGACAAATCAATCACCTATAATGCCTGGGACAACAGCATCGCCCCACGCATTGAAATCGAATCCGGCGACAGCATTCTCATTGAGATGGAAGACTCCAGCGACGGCCAAGTGCATCCCGGGCAGTCACTCGAAGACTTTGTTAAAATTAACTTCGATCTGATCCATGCACTCACCGGCCCCGTCGCCATCAAAGGCGCTCGGCCCGGCGACACCTTAAAGATCGAAATCCTCGAATACATTCACAAAGGCTGGGCCTGGCAGAGCATCAATCCCGAGAAATGCTTCCTACCCGACGACTTTGACGACTTTTACCTACACCACTGGACACTTGAAGGCGACAAGACCCACAGCATGCCAGGCATCGAACTCGCACTACACCCCTTTTGTGGCATCCTAGGCGTGCAACGTGCCGAGTCCGGCTCTTACCGCACACGCCCCCCCGGCCCCTATGGCGGCAACATGGACGTCAAGCACCTCACCGCAGGCAGCACGCTCTACCTGCCCGTATTAGTCGAAGGCGCTCAACTCTGCGCAGGCGACGCCCATGCCGCGCAAGGCGACGGCGAGGTCTCCATCAACGGCCTCGAAGCGCCCATGGATGTGAAACTACGCATCAGTATCGACCAAGAGGTTTCAGTCGACGCACCCTATATCTACACCACGCCGGACCTATCGCCAGCCGCCTACGCCGGCTCGCGCTACCACGCCTTCGTCTGCAGCGGTCCCGACTTAAAACAGAATGCACAGGACGCAGTCCGCCGGGCGATCGATTATATAATGAAGCGCGCCAACCTGTCAGCCGAGCAAGCTTTCTTAGTTTGCTCCGCGGTATTAGACTTAAAACTCAGCCAAGTCGTCAACGTGCCCAACCTCACGGTGACTGGTTATCTACCCGAAGCCATATTTGTCGGAGTTTGA
- a CDS encoding response regulator transcription factor translates to MNQTPKPLIIIAEDDKDLAMLIATQLEVAGMLSQICHEASHVERFLKNNFANLILLDVHLPDDTGFNLMSDLRNSGNTTPVIFLTGENDEVKKVKALEMGGDDYITKPFGFPELIARINAVLRRAETTNDGNITQNASITDKPFEFCGAEVNPQRLEVTFPDGATESIGRKELGIFAYLADHPNAVLTRKNLIHSVWGIHADVRSRSLDQYIVKIRELYKRHDLTLDSFRTVHGVGYIYDVKVPE, encoded by the coding sequence ATGAACCAGACACCTAAGCCCCTCATCATTATCGCTGAAGACGATAAAGATCTCGCTATGCTGATCGCGACCCAGCTTGAAGTCGCCGGCATGTTAAGCCAGATATGTCACGAAGCCTCCCACGTAGAGCGCTTCTTGAAAAACAACTTCGCGAACTTAATTTTGCTCGACGTGCATCTGCCCGACGACACTGGCTTCAATCTAATGAGCGACCTTCGCAACTCAGGAAACACCACACCCGTGATCTTCCTGACCGGCGAGAACGATGAGGTCAAAAAGGTGAAAGCGCTCGAAATGGGAGGCGACGATTACATCACTAAGCCCTTCGGCTTTCCGGAGCTAATCGCCCGCATCAACGCAGTGCTGCGCCGCGCCGAAACCACCAACGACGGCAACATCACACAAAACGCCTCCATCACCGACAAACCATTCGAATTCTGCGGCGCTGAAGTCAACCCGCAGCGGTTGGAAGTCACCTTCCCCGACGGCGCCACCGAAAGTATCGGCCGTAAAGAATTAGGCATCTTCGCCTATCTGGCGGACCATCCAAATGCGGTGCTCACACGTAAAAATTTAATCCACTCCGTCTGGGGCATCCACGCCGACGTGCGCAGCCGCTCGCTGGACCAATACATTGTTAAGATCCGCGAGCTCTACAAGCGCCACGACTTGACCCTCGACTCCTTCCGCACCGTGCATGGCGTCGGTTATATCTACGATGTAAAAGTGCCAGAATAG
- the hisG gene encoding ATP phosphoribosyltransferase yields the protein MENTPLLMLGLPKGSLQDSTIKLFGKAGFNISVSSRSYRPSIDDEELDGRFVRAQEVSRYVEHGYFDCGLTGQDWVRENDSDVVEVCSLVYSRASNKRSKWIIAVPAASPVQTVKDLEGKRIATEVVNITRQYLKDNGVNAEVEFSWGATEVKVPDLVDAIVDLTETGNSIRANNLRIVDTLLYTNTVLIANKAAWENPAKRKKIESIAMLLQAALEANSKVGLKLNIEKSKLNDVLADLPALRNPTINRLTDEAWVAIDTIIDEKVVREIIPELKKRGAEGIIEYPLNKVVF from the coding sequence ATGGAAAATACGCCATTACTCATGCTCGGTCTGCCTAAGGGCAGCCTACAAGACTCAACTATCAAACTTTTTGGTAAAGCGGGTTTCAATATTTCTGTGAGTTCCCGCTCCTACCGTCCGTCGATTGACGACGAAGAGTTGGACGGCCGCTTCGTGCGCGCCCAAGAAGTGAGCCGTTATGTGGAGCATGGTTATTTTGACTGTGGTCTGACTGGTCAAGACTGGGTTCGGGAGAATGACTCCGATGTGGTCGAAGTGTGCAGTCTGGTTTATAGCCGTGCCTCCAATAAGCGCTCGAAGTGGATCATTGCAGTGCCTGCAGCTTCGCCCGTGCAGACGGTCAAGGACCTGGAAGGAAAGCGTATCGCCACCGAGGTGGTGAATATCACGCGTCAATACCTGAAGGACAACGGCGTGAATGCCGAGGTGGAGTTCTCTTGGGGAGCCACCGAAGTCAAAGTGCCTGATCTTGTCGATGCCATTGTGGATTTGACCGAGACTGGAAACTCGATCCGCGCCAATAATCTACGTATTGTCGACACTCTACTTTATACCAATACTGTTTTGATCGCTAACAAGGCTGCTTGGGAGAACCCAGCGAAGCGTAAGAAGATCGAGAGTATTGCCATGCTGCTGCAAGCCGCATTGGAAGCGAATAGCAAGGTCGGTCTGAAGCTTAACATCGAAAAGTCCAAGCTCAACGATGTGCTGGCCGATCTACCTGCACTGCGCAATCCGACTATAAATCGTCTGACCGACGAGGCATGGGTCGCGATTGATACCATTATTGATGAGAAGGTTGTGCGTGAGATCATCCCTGAGCTGAAGAAGCGTGGCGCCGAAGGTATTATTGAGTATCCGCTCAACAAAGTTGTTTTCTAG